The region CTTCTCTGAGACAGAGCAATGTTGATATTTGGCTGACTAATAACCCTACAATGACCCCTAAGTGTTCAAAGGGAAGGAAGAGTCACGTGTCTTAAATCAAAAGCTACAAAAGATTAAGCCTTGgtgaggaaggcatgtcaaaAGCCAAGACAGGCTGAAAGCTGGGCTTCCTGTGCTATGTGGTCAACTTGTGTATGCAAAGAAAAATTCTTGAAGGAAACTAAAAGTGTGAGTCCAATAAGCTGTGAAGCATAAAAAAGCAAGACAGCCCTACTGCTGATAATGGAGGAAGCTCTGGGGGTCTGGgtaagagatcaaaccagccacaacaACCCCTAAGTCAAAGCCTCATCCAAGCAAGGCCCTAACTCTTCGATCTCAGGAAGGCTGGGAGGGGTGAGGGGCTGCAGAAGAAGAGTGGCTCCAGGAGCCATCGCCAAGACATGAACGTTCCAGGTGAAGCAGCCAATGCTGAGGCAGAAGCTACAGCAAACTGTCCACAAGCTCTCGCTAAGGTCATTAGTGAGGGTGGCCACACTGAGCAACGGATTTTCAGTTTAGATGAAGCAGCCTTATGTTGGAAGAAGATGCTACCAAGGACTCTCACAGCTCGAGGGGCAGTCAGTGGCTGGCTCCCTAGTTTCAAAGGCCAGGACATGTCTCCTGCTAAGGGGGAATGCAGCTGGTAACTTTAAATTGAAGCCagtgctcatttaccattctgaaaatcctagggcCCTTAGGATTTACATTAAATCTACTCTGCCGGTGTTCTATAAACAAGGCCTAGATGACAACACATCTGCCGACAACATGGTTCACTGAATATTTTGAGCCCACTGTTAAGAtctactgctcagaaaaaaattcttttcaaaatatcattGATAATTTGTCTGATTACTCAAGAACTCTGATTGAGATGTGCAATGAGATTCAGGCTGTTTTCATGCCTGCCAACAGGACACGGAACAAGGAAAATTTCAACTTATAAGTTTTGCCATTTGAGAAGTACATTTCATAAGGCTATAACTGCATTagatagtgattcctctgataGATCTGGGCAAAGTAGATTGATagccttctggaaaggattcagcACTACAGACGCCATGAAGAACACTGATGGTTTGTGGGGAGAGGCCAACTATCGGCATACACAGGGATTTGGACGAAGCTGATTAAAACCCACAAGGAAGACTTGGAGGGGTTCAGaacttcagtggaggaagtacCTGTGGCTGTGGTGCAATATCAAGGGAACTAGAACTGGAAGTAGAGCGTAGAGATATGACTCAATTGACTGCAGTTTCatggaactaaagagcttcttgatcaaggtgaaagaggagagagaaaaaggtggcttaaaacccAACTAAAAAAATCCaacttagaaaactaagatcatgcatccagtcccatcacttcatggcacgtaggtggggaaaaaatggaaacagtgacagactttcttttcttgggctccaaaatcactgtggatggtgactgtagtgatgaaattaaaagacgcttgctccttggaagaaaagctatgacaaacccagacagcgtattaaaaagcagaggcattactttgccgacaaaggtccgtattatagtcaaagctatggtttttccagtagtcatgtatggatgtgagagctggaccataaagaaggctgaacactgaagaattgatgctttccaactgtgatgctggagaagactcttgagagtctcttggacagcaaggaaatcaaaccagtcaatcctaaaggaaatcaacgctgaatattcatcagaaggactgatgctgaagctgaagcttcaatactttggccacctggtgcaaaaagctgactcgtttgaaaagaccgtgatgctgggaaagactgagggtgggatgagaaggggacgacagaggatgagatggttggatgggatcactgactcaatggacaagagtttgagcaaactccaggagagactgaaggacagggaagcctggtgtgcttcagcccatggagttgcaaagagtgggacacaactgagccactgaacaacaacaataactggCGGTCTAGTGGCAGTCACCTTCCAATGTGGGGGGTGTGAGCTTGATTCCTGGTCAGTGAgctgagatcctacatgcctgGTGGCcacaaaaccaaaatataaaacagaaggaacattataacaaattcagcaaagacttcaaaaatggttcacattaaaaaaaaaaaacagtaatagaAGAGAAGTTGCTTTTTATGGATGAGGGAAAAACGTGGTTTCGTGAGATAAAATCTACTCCAGGTGAAGATACCATGAAGAATGTTGAAATTCCAACAAAGGATTTAGACTATGACATAAAACTAGTGATAAAGCAGAGGCAAGGTttgagaggactgactccaattttgaaagaagttctagtGTGGGTATAATGGAATCAAACAGTGCCACATGCTAAAGAGAAATCACtcgtgaaaggaagagtcaatcaatGCAGCAAACTTCACTACTTATTCCAAGAAACCTCCACAGGCACCCCAGCCTTCAGCAACCATCACCCTGAgaagtcagcagccatcaacacaGAGGCAAGACTCTCCACTGGCAAAAAGACGCCACTTGTTGAAGGCTCAAATGATGGTTAGCATATTTTAACAAAAaggtatttttaattaagatacGTACTTTTTAGTCATCACACTACTGCACATGTAATAAATTAAAACTACTTCCACaggcactgggaaaccaaaactgTCATGTGATTCCCTTTACTCTGATATTCATTTTATTGTGGTCGCCTGGAACCCAACCCACAACATCTCCAACATATGTCTGTATAGAATATATGTTCACCAAAAAACATGAGCAGGAATGTTCCtagcaacactatttataatagctctgCACTGGTAACTACTCAAAAAGTCTATCAACAGTagaacagagaaataaattatGGCATATTTACACACTGAATATTATGCAGCAATGAGGATGAATGGACCAAAATTATATAGAATATGAATAAATCTCACAAATGTAAGTTGACAAAAGAGGTCAGCAACAAAAGagtatatatttgcatttatataaaattaaaaaacagataaaactaaTATATTGTGTTGGAAGTCAGGATGGGGGTCAGTCTTAATGAGGGATAGTGACTTGCAGCAGACCTATGGGGGGCGCTTCTGGGAtgctgaaaatgtttttctttttttaatgctgttttcaattttattcttttttcaaatttactttttattttatattgaagtatagccaatTAGCATTGTGACagcttcaggtggacagtgaagggactctcagtcatatacatgtatccattctcccccaatctCCCCACTTCCATTCAGATTGCCacataactttgagcagagttccctaggctatacagtaggacattgttgGTTATCctgaaaatgttttgtttcttgaTCAGGGTTATGATTACACAGATATGTTCATTTTGTGAGAAGTCATTGATCTGTACCCTTATGATTCTacattttctgtaaaatgttCTTTCTggagtgtgttttttaaaaaggaagggtgAAGGGCCTGGATGATATTATGGTTGATGACATTATGGCATTGACTGAGGAATCTGACTGATCTTCCAATTCTTTGCACATGACttctagaaaacaaaatgaaaggtaATAACTAATAGAACAGATGTTTAAAGTAAAACTTTCAACTGATATAAGGAGAAAGGGAGTGGAAGAAgtgatatacaatgaaatacattttttgattgggtgctCTTTCGTCTTCTGCCTTGGTTCTCTATTAAGTCTAATAATTCTGGGAGTAGAATGAGCTCTGATGTTAGAGAACACTGAGTTTACTGATCACTTTCAGAGAAGAGACGATAGTGCTTTTCCTCTGGCTGCACCAGTTCTCAGCTCCTTTAGGAACAGAGCCCACTACCCTGAAGTGGGCAACAAGAAAGAGAAACTCATTTTAGCTGTTCTTTTTCAAAGGTATCTTCCAACCTCTCCTCCAAAACTGACTCAGACAGCTACGCTGAAGTGAATGATGTGATCACCCAAATATCCTCCAAAGTGCAGATACAAGATATTACTACGGAATTACACTGCCCATTGTGTAATGACTGGTTTTGTGATCCACTAATGCTAAGCTGTGGCCACAACTTCTGCCAATCTTGTATCCAAAAGTTTTGGAAGCAGCAAGCAAATGAAACATTCTGTCCTGAGTGTAAGATGTTATGTCAATACAGCAACTGTACTTTTAATCTTGTACTGGAGAAGCTGGTAGAGAAGATTAAGAAGCTACCCCTGCTCAAGGGCCATCCACGGTGCCCAGAGCATGGAGAGAACCTGAAACTGTTCAGTAAGCCAGATGGGAGACTAATATGCTTTCAATGCAAAGATGCTCGATTGTCTGTAGGGCAGTCTAAAGAATTCCTGCAGATCTCTGATGCTGTCCGTTTCTTCACGGTGGGTGAGCCCTGGGTCTTGAACAGTCTTGAGCAATTCCTTAGGAAGGCTGGGAAAAACTGTTGGACTTCTTCTTTCAATACCACCCCTCATTCAAGTGATTATTAGAAAGCTCAGAGTGCTCAAAAAATACAACGTATCTTGCAAAGTTCTTTCTCTGTAGTTGTCAATTATAGGGAAGCAGTAAAGGAGCTCTGGCCTACTTCCTCAATCAATCAAACATTTACCTGAACCTTGCCTTGACAGCATTCTACTAGGCACTGTACAGAACATGGACATGTAAAATAATGCTTTTGTTACTGAAGTCTTGAAATGCAGTCAAGTTTAAAgtgaacaaaacaagagaaggaatATAAGACAGTCTACTGTTGAGAGCTAAATTTTTGTCACATTTGTTTCAGAGATTAGAGAAAACTGAAATAGTCAGGGGAGGCATGGTGAAAGAAAGCTTGAAGGGGGGGCAATTATTTGAATTTGGATGGGTAGAAGGAAGAAACGAGTGTTCTGAGAACAATGTAAGTAAAAGTAGAGATAGCAAGAACAGTGTAAATATAGTAGAAAGTGTACAGAGTTCTGTTATCTTCCTCAAAGCCCCGTAGTTAGCTAAGAAGAAGATAAAACTTAGTTTTTCTGCAGTTTGTAATTTTCTTCACAATTTTTGGAAGAGACAGGAATTATGATATAAGGGAAAAGGAAACTTTTGTAGTGGGAGCTTGCTTTCTTTCCCCCTGACACCCTGGGGCTTTGGGGTAGATGTTCTTCATGGCCCTTCATCTCCCAATTAGCATGGGTTAATTCTTTATGGTATCCCCAGGAGGAGCTTACCATCCATCAGGGTCAACTGGAGGCAGCCCGGAAGGAGCTTCTGTCCCTGAAGAATATGCAGAAGGATGCTATCGCTGCTCACAAGGTGAGGAGCAGGGTAGAGGGGTCATGAGACAGAACTGGACTTGTACCCTCCTTGTAACTTCAGCTATGTGGGTGGAAAGGTACCTTTACATATACAACAACATGCTAAATGGCATCTGGCCTTAGAAGTAGAAAACAGACACTGTAGAGTGGAAAGAAATACGGCAGTGGAGTAGGTTCCCAATAGCTGATCAACAGAGAGAGCAGACTGACCTTTCCCCTAGATAAGCTGATCCTTTTCATGGTGCAGTCCCTAGGTGATTGCTCTGGGGCTGTGATCTGTCTGATCTTTCCTATTATCTATCGTAAAGTaaggaattcatttttaaaaaatccactaaAGATTGTGATGTTCAAAGAAATAACTTTCTTTCCTTTGGGCTTAAAACCAGGCCTCTCTGAACCAAGGTCTCTTAGACTGCTGGCTTTTCTCTGTGATCTAATCCTTCTTAGCTTCTCCCAAACTAAATAAAACTACTGCTTATACTTTCAACTTCACAGGAGCTCTAGGGCAACATTAATGGTTACGGACTTGGCAAATCAGTTCCTAGGCTGGGGGAATAATTTGGGAGTTCTGTTTCTTCATTAATTATCCTACAGAggagagtcttctctggcatttGGCATctggaagaagaaacaaatataatGAGGGAAAGAAGAAGGCTAGATGGAAATAAAGATGTCTCAAGAGAATCGTGTTCCTGTTGTAAGAGTTCTTAGTTCAGCTATTACAGTcaacactcattcattcaacaaatatttgagtggTGCAGCATTATGCTAGATATTGTATTCCAACTATGGTGGGAGACAGATGTTAATTAAATAATCCCACCAATAATGAAACATCACTGTGATAATTACTataaatgattataaatataCAGTATATTAGAGTATATAAATGGAGAGCCTAATCTAGACTGAAGAGGTCACTTactaaaaattgaaattaaaaatttcttattaaaaattgaGAATTGAAAGGATAAGTATTATCTTTAGCCAAGTGAACTGGGTGAGGGGAATATGAAGGAAATGGCCTGTAGAATGTTCTATGAAGAGGAAAGAGCGTTATAGAAAAGTTCTTGAGACAGGAAGCTAGTTACTATGTTAAACAGAAAGAAGGCCAATTAAGATGGATCTTGGTAGGCGAGTTGAGACCAAAAAGGCAGATAAGGCCCAATCATGTAGGCCCTTGTAGATAATGTCATgaactttgaattttattctgtGCATAATTGAGAAGTCATTAAAGGGTTTAAACAGGACAGTCTCAtctcattttgaaagcatcagtctGGTGGCTGTGTGGAGTGTGGACTGGAGAAAGGCAATAAGAAGGATAACGGTTAGAAGAAGACTACTGAGGTGGTCCCAGAGAACGATGATGGCTTGGACTAAAATGGCAGTAGAGACCGAAAGAAATAAACGGCTTTAACATATGCTTTGGAAAGAAAAACTGCCTGCATGTGGTGACCGATTAGATGTGAGAGGCGAGTGGTGATATCAAATGGACAACCGGATGTATGGACCTGGAGTTGAGAAGCTGGTCTAGGCTGAAAATAAGAGGTCAGCGTACAGACTGCACTTCAAAGTTGTGAGAGCAGAGGCTATTACCGAGAACGAGAGTGTAgaatgagaaagggaaagagccTAGGACAGAGTATCAAGTAATTTAATATTCAAAGCTTGGTTAGAGACACAACTAACAAATGAGACTGAGAAATAGCGGTGAAATAGGTAACAGGAAAAATGGAAATGTCTGACCTAGAGGACAGTGAGAGTTAAGACTATTTTAAAGAGTACAATTACAGTGCTTGACCATAGACTATAAGCTGGATAAGAGGGGACATGAAGACAGAGAAGTTGAAGAACAGAAACGGAGGGGTCAATGAATAGGAGGATTCTATGAAATCCAATAACTGCTGCAACAGTGGAACCTGGGTAAGCAAACATAAAAGTAATTCTGGGGATGGTACAATTGCCGAGGAAGATAAAACCCTCAATGTGACTAAAAGAATGAGTAGATATAGGTAAAAATCACTAGAAATGATGATGAGGAACTGAGAAGCCAGGATGTCAGATGGCTTGCCCATGAGGAAGCTGAAGTCACCTAGGGAAAGAGCTGCCAGTGTAACGGTTACCGATTTCAAGTGTTGCAGACATCACCCATCTCTGGCTTCTTTTGTATTGTCCTGGCAGCAGGAATGGTGCCTCCTCCGTTCTGATTTCTTGAAAAAGGGCAGTTCTTCCAGCCTCCTCTGGACCCAGTCTAACAGCATCACTTGGTAGATACTGGTTTGTACTTGTGGATAAAAGGGTATTATTGTTCATTTAAAAGTGTTCGATTAACCCCACAGTCTTATTTAAGATGGCATTGGTTACCACCTCAGTTTTGCAACAGGAACCTAGACATGACTTTTGACTATTCCAACCCTAACTATTAAACtagctgggaaagacagagtAAGTTTCCCAAAGGCCTCCTTTTAGTACAGTTGGATGTTGATATGCAGTGTTTGCATGCGTTTTCCTGTTATGGTATTTCCCAAGTTGTGGGAGTGCTGGTGGTGTGGGCCCCCATCCCTAAATGCTAGTCTCAGTAATTACCATGGTGATGATCATGGAGGTTTCCAGGAAAACAAGCTACATCTGCAGCAACACATCTCCCTGGAGTTTCTAAAGCTGCATCAGttcctgcacagcaaagaaaaggaCCTTTTAAGTGAGCTCCGAGAAGAGGGGAAAGCCTTGAATGAGGAGATGGAGCTgaatctgagccacattcaggaACAGTGTCTCCTAGCCAAGGAGATGTTGGTGAGCATCCAGGCACGGATGGAGCAGCAGAACCCCTTCGACTTTCTCAAAGTGAGACTCCACACCGACATGACTATGGGTACAACAGAGGGGGGAAGAGAGGGTTGGAAAGAATGTACAAGCAGATTTTCCCTTCCAGGAGGGTAAAAAATTCTGCTGTAGTGATTTTAAGATTCCCTGGGAGAAAAGCAGAAGGTTCCTTTTGCCTTAGACTCAATTGAAAGTTTTCATATGCCTAGTAAAGAAGATAGTAAGATGCCATTAAAAGCAATGTTTTAATATTTCCCCATAAAGAACTCTGAAGctttatttctcaaaaataatgTTGCCACCTAAACTGTATCTTTTACTGGCTCTCAGTAATCGTAAATTGACCTGTTTGAAAAGCTGTTTGCCAATCTTTGCTACCTGACGCTTCACCTCTAAAGTGGCATTGGTTACTACCTTAGGACTCAGAAGCTTAATTTAGCCATTGTAAAGAAAGTGGACTTGGGGTGGGAATATCTATTGTGTTGTTCTCCTGAGACTAAGTGGCAGTATAGGTAAAGACAGCTTaaccttaatttttttgtttcctttaacaAGAAACTCTAGAAAATCAGAGGAAAGTAAGCCAGTTTGTTCTGGGGTAGATGAAGGATGAAGATCAGAAAAGGCATTTGGAGGATGAGAGGAGTTGGTGGCAATGGGATGGGGGCCATCTGCACAGGACTGCAGTTTTGACCATCATTTTCTGATGGTGGCCAGTAACACCAAACAAATTTCTGAGCTGATGAACATGCATCTaaccttttcatttctcctttcctcttctagGACATCATACCTCTCTTGGATAGGTAAGTGTTTCCTTGTGGTATTAATAGCCTGCCTTCAGTCCCTGGAGGATGTCTAAGAATAAACAGTTTACATCCCCTGCAGCTTGGAGCAAGGAATGAGAGTGCTGACGCCCAAGGAGCTTGTCTCCAGAAAGCTGAGCCCAGGCGTGTTTAAAGGGCCCATCCAGTACATGATGTGGAGGGACATGCAGCCCACCCTCTCTCCAGGTATCAGTGGGTAGGAGCCTCGGGTAGGAGCCCCAGGAGTTCCTGGGGCTCCCAATTTAATGTTTCATCCTCAGGACCTCTTCTGTGGCCCTAACAGTACGTTTGAGTCTAGATGGAGGGAGGGGTGAAGTTTAGCCAAAAGGCTAGTTGGTATGACTGAATTTCTTTTACTGTTATCTAAGAATGCAGGATCTTATACTTGTGAATAGAGTCTGGTGTCAGAACTAACTTCTCAGCCTATGATTTTGCTTGACTGTTCTATCAAATGTAGCAaccaatattttaatatttttctaaaatagttaTGTAAGTCTCTGAGGCATCTCTGCCCTGAAGGTGGAAGTTACTATACATATTCATCATATGTATGAGTACAGTTCCTCTTGTGGTTAATGTTCATAACACAGAGTATATCATCTTAGGAGATTGTTTACAGATCTTCAGTGCTTCAAAAGAAAACCAATTATTTCAATAACTGTGACTAAGTTTTTGTCATCCTgcagatactaaaaaaaaaaaactggacaggATAGGACAAAAGAACACAAACAACATTTCAAGAACATAAAACGacattctaaataaaaatagttaCAGAAATAGAGCTCTAAATAAAGTGACTTATAGACTCATTATTATTTGTAATTACTGATTTAATGAAAATCACACATCTACCCCTGCTAATTTTTCCAGGTAGCCGACAATGGGAAAaatcagctttactgaggtataattaacaTAGAAGAAAATTTGCTAATTTTAATGTACAATTTGATGAGTCTGACAAATGTACACACTTATGTTAACATCTCCAAAATCAAGATACAGAAAATTTCTGTCATCCCCAAAAGTTCCTGCATAACCCTTTGTGGACAATCTTTTTCTTCTATCCTCAGTTGCTGATAATCACTGATCTACTTTATTTCACTTCGTCTTTTCTAAAATCTCATGCATATATTATGTGCTCTTTTCCTTTTGGCTTTTTTCCTTTAGCAAAATGCTTTTTGAGATCACCTATGTTGCTGCATGTATCAGTCGCTGTATTTTATGGATGCATCAcaatttgcttattcattcaccaattgatggacatttggatagTTTCTAGTTTATGGCTAGTATGAAGAAACTTGACTGAATATTCGTTTATaaatctttttgctttcttttttaaatttaatttccatttaaCTGAGTcactggctgcgctgggtctttgtcgctgcacCTGGGCTGCCTCTAGCTttggtgagcaggggcttctctcggTGCAGAgctcgggctctagggcacatgcgCTTCGGCAGTTGCAGCCCCTGGGCTCAGTGGtcgcggtgcacgggcttagttgttccacagcatgtggaatcttcctggacgagggattgaacctgtgtcccctgaattggcagttggattcttaatccctggaccaccagggacgtccacgCTTTAATTTTTTCAGTGTAAATATCTAAtgatgggattgctgggttgtgtgTTAAGTATATGCTTAACTATAAGAAACTatcacattttttccccttaaatggTGGAATCATTTTAATTCCCACCTCCAATGGATGAGAGTCCCAGTTTCTTCAAATCCTTGCCAAAGTTTGATAATATCTATCTTTCTGGTTGTTTTAAATccatcaaagaaaatattttgttcagG is a window of Ovis canadensis isolate MfBH-ARS-UI-01 breed Bighorn chromosome 7, ARS-UI_OviCan_v2, whole genome shotgun sequence DNA encoding:
- the TRIM69 gene encoding E3 ubiquitin-protein ligase TRIM69 gives rise to the protein MLSCGHNFCQSCIQKFWKQQANETFCPECKMLCQYSNCTFNLVLEKLVEKIKKLPLLKGHPRCPEHGENLKLFSKPDGRLICFQCKDARLSVGQSKEFLQISDAVRFFTEELTIHQGQLEAARKELLSLKNMQKDAIAAHKENKLHLQQHISLEFLKLHQFLHSKEKDLLSELREEGKALNEEMELNLSHIQEQCLLAKEMLVSIQARMEQQNPFDFLKDIIPLLDSLEQGMRVLTPKELVSRKLSPGVFKGPIQYMMWRDMQPTLSPGLSPLTLDPKTAHPNLVLSKNRTSVWHGDIKQVMPDDPERFDSSVAVLGSQGFTSGKWYWEVEVAKKTKWTVGVVRESILRKGSCPLTPEQGFWLLRLRNQTDLKALDFPSCSLKLTNSLNKVGIYLDYEGGQVSFYNAKTMTHIYTFSSTFMEKLYPYFCPCLNDGGENKEPLHILHPQ